From the genome of Longispora fulva:
TCCCGGCGTACTACTACGAGGCAGCCGAACTCGCCGGCGCGACCCCGATCCAGCAGTTCCGGCACGTGACCCTGCCCATGAGCTGGGACGTCGTGTCCGTGGCCGCCGTGCTGTGGGTGATCAACTCGTTGAAGATCTTCGAGTTCGTCTACGCGTTCGTCGGCACCGGCGACTCCCCGCCCGTGCAGGCCCGCACCATCCCGATCTACCAGTTCATCATGACCACCGGCGGTCGCAGCCCGGCCTACGAACTCGGGTACGGCTGTGCCATGGGAGTGGTCATGGTCGTGCTGGTCTCAGTCCTCGTCGTGCTGTTGCGCCGCGTCATGCGCCGCGACGCGATCCAGTTCTAGAAGGAGAGCGCAATGTTACTCGCCCAGCCGCCGCCCACCCGAACCGTCCTGGCCCCGCGCACCCGCGCCAGCCAGAAGCGGCGGGGGCGGGCGGGGCCGGCGAAGGTCGCGGGCCGGGCGCTCGTCGCGGTGTGGGTGGCGTTCAACGTCACCCTGCTGGGCTGGCTGGTGTTGACCTCGTTCAAGAGCAGCCGGGAGATCTTCCAGGAGCCGCTGTCGCTGCCCACCGCCCCGCGCACGGACAACTACGTGTCCGCGTGGAGCGTGTCGGAACTCGGCGTCGGGTTCCTCAACTCCGCCGTCATCGTGGGGCTGTCCGCCGCGCTGGTGGTGGCGCTGGCCGCGCCGTGCGCGTACATGCTCACCCGGGGGCAGACCCGCTCTGCGGGGCCGGTCACCACGTTCTTCGCCGTCGGCATGGGCGTACCCCTGCAGGCCGTGATCATTCCGATCTTCGTGCTCACGCAGTCCGTCTCCAGCTTCGCCTACGCGACGTTCGGCTGGTGGGACGACCGGGTCAGCCTCCTGGTCGTCTACGTCGCGATGTCGTTGCCGTTCACGGTCTTCCTGCTCACCGGGTTCTTCCGGTCCCTGCCGGCCGACCTGGAGGAGGCCGCGGCCATGGACGGCGCCAGCGGGCCGCGCACCTTCCTGCGCGTCATGCTGCCCCTGGCCCAGCCCGGCCTGGTCACCGCGTTCATCCTCAACGTCGTCAGCCTGTGGAACGAGACCCTCGTGGCACTGATCCTGATCACGGACAACGAGCAGTACACGCTGCCGCAGGCACTGCTCGGGCTGTACCAGACCATGCAGTACACGTCGAACTGGGGCGGGTTGTTCGCCGGGGTCGTCATCGTCGTGCTCCCGATCCTCGGGGTGTACGTCTGGCTCGGTCGCCGCATCGTCGAAGGCCTCACCGTGGGGGCCGGCAAATGACCCACGTGCGCCTCGACACCGTCCGGCTGCCCGTCGCCCCGCTCGGCGACGCCAACCCGCTGCCGCCGTTGGGTTCCCCCCGACCGGTCACCTCCCTACTGGACGCCTCGGCGGCCGACCCGGAACTGGCCGCCAACCTCGCCTACGGACACCCCGCCACCCTGCTGCCGTACACCACCCAGGACGGGTACACCCGCGACCTCGCCGACACCGACGTGCCGGTGGCCGTCGTCGACAACGGCATCGTCCGCGCCGAGTTCCTCCTCGGCTACGGCGGCCGGATGCGCTCACTCGTGCACCTGCCCACCGGCCAGGAACTCCTGCACCGCAACCCCGTCCTGCAACCGGCGAACCTGGCCCTGCGCAACGCCTGGTTCGCCGGCGGCGTCGAGTGGAACCTCGGCACCACCGGCCACAGCCCACTGACCTGCGCACCCCTGCACGCCGCCCGGGTCACCCGCCCCGACGGCGTGCAGGTCCTGCGGATGTGGGAGTTCGAACGGCTCCGCGAACTGGTCTACCAGATCGACGCGTACGCGCCCCCGCTGTCGGAGGTGCTGTACGTGCACGTGCGAATCATCAACCCCAACCCGCACGAGGTACCGGTCTACTGGTGGTCCAACATCGCCGTACCCGAGACCCCCGGCACCCGGGTCGTCGCGCCGGCCGACTCCGCCTACCACCTGTCCTACGACGGCAGGCTGCGCCGCGTGCCCGTCCCCGTCCGCAACGGCTCCGACGCCAGCTACCCGGCGGCGGCCCCCAACCCGGCCGACTACTTCTACGACATCGTCCCGCGCCGCCGACGGTGGATCGCCGCCGTCGACGCCGACGGCACCGGACTGTTCCACACCTCCACCGACTGGCTGCGCGGCCGCAAACTGTTCGTCTGGGGCCACAGCCCCGGCGGCCGGCGCTGGCAGGAATGGCTGTCCCCGCCGGGGCACCCGTACCTGGAGATCCAGGCCGGCCTCGCCCGCACCCAGCTCGAACACCTGCCGATGCCCGCCGGCGAACGCTGGTCCTGGCTGGAGGCCTACGGCCGGCTCGACGTCGACAAGGTCCCCGCCCACGACCCGAGCTGGATCACCACCCGCGGCGCCGTGGAACGCGCCCTGCAACGCCAGCTCCCGCGCGACGCCGTCGACCGCGAGTACGCCAACGCCTCCGCCTGGGTCGACCTCCCGCCGACCCAACGGCTGCACACGGGCTCCGGCTGGGGCGCCCTGGAACGCCACTGCCGCGCCGACACCTCCCTGCACCTGCCCGGCACCCCGTTCGACGACGACACCCTCGGCCCCGAACAGCAGCCGTGGCGCGCCCTCGTCGACACCGGCGCGCTTCCCGCACCGCCGCCTGGCACGGCCCCGACGTCGTATCAGGTCGCGCCCGGGTGGCGGGCGCTGCTGGAACGGGCACCGGAGAACTGGTTCAGCCTGCTGCACGTCGGGGTCGCGCGCTGGCACGCCGGGAACACCGACGGGGCCCGGGCCGCGTGGCGCGCGTCCGTGCACGCGGCGCGCAACCCGTGGGCGCTGCGCAACCTCGCCGTCGCGAACTTGCGCGCGGGACAGTTCGCGACGGCGGCGGATCAATTCACATCGGCCCTCCGGTTGCGGCCGGGCCTGCGCCCACTGGTCGTGGAGGCACTCGGGGCCATGCTCGCCGCTGACAGACCCGAGCAGGCCCTCGCGGTCGTGGACGGCCTCGGCCCGGCGCTGCGGGCGCACGGGCGGATACGGCACCTGGAGTGCGCCGCCGCGATCGCCGCGGACCGCATGGACCGGGCGGGTCGATTGCTGGGAACGGGCATCGTCATCGACGACCTGAAAGAGGGCGACGACGCCCTCGAACAGCTCTGGTTCGCCTACCACGAGCGCCTCGCGACCACGGTGGCCGTCGACCGGGTCCGCGCCGACAACCCGCTGCCGACCATCTACGACTTCCGGATGAGCCCGCCATGAGCGCCCGCCGTCTGGTCGTCCGTGGCGGGCTCGGGGACAGGGCGCCGCCGAGACGCTCGCCCCTGCGCTTCAGCCAGCAATTTCCACATCCCCCCGACGTGCCCGCCCGAGCCCGCACCGCGTTTTCGATGTCTGGGCGCTCACGACACCTGATAAGAAAGGTCCCATCTGTGTCCAGATACCGAAGAGGGTTCCTGGCGGCGGCCGCCGCAGTGGCCCTCATGACGGTCGCCCCGTCCGCGTCGGCGACCCCTCCGGCCGCCAACTACACGATCTCTATCAGCGCCCTGACCGGTCACAGCTTCGCCACCGACAGCCCGGCGAGCGGTTACATCGACAAGGACGGCACGTTCTACTTCCAGCAGTCCGCGGCCCTCTACGGTGCCACCGAGCCCCGGTACTGGGACTTTTACACCGGTACGAACTTCGACACGGCCAGCCGATCCAGCACGATCAGCAACGCGGTGAACCCGGGCAACGCCAATGACAAGAACAACGACACGTCGTGGCGGTGCGACAACAGCCCGACGGGGGCCACCTCGACGAACCCGCCGACCGGTTCGGGGTACGCGCACCGCAACTACTGCGACCTGATGGGTACCTGGGTCGACCCGGACACCGGCAACTGGTACGGGCTCGTGCACAACGAGTTCACCCCGGAGCCGTTCGGCAGCGCCGGATTCTCGCACTACGACGCGATCGACTACGCGGTGTCCACGAACCAGGGCAAGGTGTGGACCATCACCGGCCACGCCATCACCTCGCCCTACAGCACCACGCGGGGTGACGACGCCGCGTTCCCGAACCAGACCTGGTACTACGGCGACGGCGACCCCCGGCTGCTGGTGGACCCGGCCTCGGGCTACTTCTACGTCTTCTACAACTCGCGGGTCAACCCGAAGTACAACGCGGGCGGCAGTTCCACCTTCGGCGTGCACGTCGCGCGGGCCCCGATGTCGCAGAAGATGGCGACCGGCTCGTGGCAGAAGTGGTACAACGGCACCTGGACACAGCCCGGCGTGGGCGGCCAGGAGAGCAACATGGTGCCGGTCACCTCGCCCACCCAGACCGGCTACACCCCGGTCGCCAACAGCTACAACCCGGCCAACACCGGCACCACAGACCAGCAGATCGCCGCCGGGAAGATCCCGCCCAAGTCGGACCTGTTCTTGATGAACGTGTCCTACAACGCGTACCTGGGCCTGTACATCGCCGAGCCCGAGGTGCAGGACCAGAGCGTGCCGACGTCGCAGAAGTTCTACGTCACCGATGACCTGTCGACGCAGAAGTGGTACCTGATGGGCGACTCGGGCAACGCCGCGAAGTCCGGTTCCTGGTACCGGTGGATGGTCGACAGCGTCAACAAGACCGGCTCGACGATCGTGGGCAGGTCGTTCCGTTCGTACTGCTCGATCAACTGCTCGGGCGGCTCCGGAGGCAACTACTACACCGCCACCATCGACTCCTCCCAGCCGGCCGCCGCGCCGGTGGACACGTCGAAGACGTACACCATCAGCAGTGGTTCCGGCCGGGTGCTGGCCCAGGTCTCCGGCAGTTCGGCGACGACGTCGGTGGGGGCCGCGACCGGGTCGGGTCTGGAGGCGTGGTCGTTCGCGTCGCTGGGTGACGGCGCGTTCCGGATCACCAACGCCGCGACCGGCCAGGCCCTCGGCGTGGACGCCGCCACGACGGCCACGCGGGCGTGGGGGACCAAGCCCACGGTCACCGCGTCGACGGGCAGTGTCGGGCAGCAGTGGTTCATCGTCCGCAACGAGACCGGGGCCTTCCGGATCGTCAACCGGTACAGCCAGCTCGTGCTGGGCATGTCCTCGGACTCGACCCGGCTCACGGAGACCACTCCGCACCGGGCGTGGACGAACACCACCGGCAACGCGGTCGGCGGCAACCGCACCGCCGCCGAGCAGACCCTGACCCTCACCCAGACCAGCACCCCTGGAAACCTCAACGGAACCCACACCCTGCGCCTGGCGTCCGGGAACCTGCTCGACGTCTGGGGTGGATCCGTCAACCAGGGCCAAGGGCTCATCACCTGGTACGCCAACGGGGGCACCAACCAGAACTGGGTCCTCACCCAGCAGTCTGACGGCGCCTACACCCTGGTCAACGGCCGCTCCAACTTCTGCGCCGGGGTCTCCGCCAGTTCCACAGCCCCGGGCGCCAGCGTCATCCAGTGGTCGTGCACCGGGGTCACCGACCAACGCTGGCAGGCCACCCAGCAAGCCAACGGCTCCTACACCCTCACCAACGTCAACTCCGGTCTGCTGCTGACAGCGTCGTCAACGGGTCCCGGAGCCACGATCTCCCAGCAGTCGAACACCAACTCCCCCCTCCAGCAGTGGAGCATCTCCTGACCGCCGCTTGAGGCAGGGAGGGATAGTCGGGGCCCCGCATCGGCGCAAGCGATGCGGGGCCCCATCACGTCTTCCGGACCACCCTCGGTCGGGCGAGCGCCCGCGCCCGCCCGGCCGAGCGCGGCCGGTTGTGCGCCTACCGGGTCCGGTAGGCGTTGTGGATCGTCTCGGTGACCTTCGCGCCGTCCGCCCCCGTGGCGGTGGTCCGCAGCGACACCCCGCCGCCGGATGCCGGATGCCTGACCTGGCCGTGCCAACCGCCCTGCTCCCGGATCAGGTGCACCGGCACCCACGTGACCCCGTCGTCGAACGAAGCCTCCACGGTCAGCGCCTTGGCCACAGAACCATCCGCGCTGGACACCGTGACCGGTAGCCGGAGCAGCCCGCCGGCCGGGGCGTACCCCTCGGCGTCGAGCTCTGGCGAGAACTGCACGGCCAGCGCCGGCAGCCGGGTACGGGTCGACGTGTGGCCGGAACGGAACGCCCACTCGGTGGTGATCCGGTCGCTGAGCACCGCCGTGGCGTCGGCCCACTCGGTGACGACCCGGTAGTCGGCGGCCTCCGGCGGCACCGTGGTGTACATCCCGGTCGGGCTGGCGCTCTCGGCGAGCTTGGCGCCGTCGCGGTACAGCGTGGTCCTCGTCGTGGCGGTGCTCGTGTCGCGCATCCCGTACCAGCCGGCCCGGCCCGGGCCGCGCGGCATGACGTACGTGGCCAGCTCGTCGCCGTCGCGCGACATCAACCGGGGCACGACTGACGGCCCGAACACCGGCTTGTTGAGCTCGTCGAGGTAATGCTTACCGGGCCGGTAGTTCGTCATGATGTCCGTCGCCTGGTACTCGAACCCGGTGTCGGCGGACTTGGTCGCTATGGTGTTCCAGCCGAGGGTGTCGCCGCCCAGGTAGTACTCGACCCGCTCCGAGCCGACCCGGGCCGGAACGGGGAAGCCGGCCGCCGAGTCGAAACCGAGCGACTGCGCGAACGGGAACGCCACGTGCTCGGCGACCGGGAACCTCGGGTCGACCGGCCCGAGCACCCTGGTCCGCACCGTGGCCAGGTCGGCGGGCTTGAGCGTCTTGCGCAGGGAGCTCGGCAGGTCGTCGCTGGCCCACGCGAGGTTGTACGCGTAGGGGCTGTCCACCAGCTCGCCGCCGCCCCGGGCCATGGTCGTGGACACGATCGAGGCGAACCGGCCGGCCGGTGGCTTCGGGCCGAGCCGGACGAGCCGGAGTTTGTCGAGCCGGTCCGAGCCGAGCCACGTCGTGCTGGACCACTTCGCGTTGCCCTCCCGGATGCCCACACCCGCGTTGAGCGAAACGGCCCCGGGCTCAGGCACGCTCACCTCGTATTTGCCAGCCTGACGGCCGTCCATCTCTACGGTCATCGGGCCGGTCACGTCCAGCACCGGCCGGGTGACCGCCGCCATTCCGTCGGGGCTGTCGATGACGGTCATCACCGAGTACCGGCCGGGGGGCACCCGGACGGTGCCCTGCGCCTCGTAGACGTAGGCCGAGTCGGTCCCGTCCGCGTCCGGCCTCAGGCTGGTCATCTGCCGGGCGACCTGCCAGCCGTCGGGGGCCGTGGCGTGGATCGTCACCGCGACGAGTTGCCGCTCGCGGTGCACCGTGAACGCGTTGACCAGCGAGACGTCGCCGCCTGTCGCGATCAACCGACCGGTGTAGCGGCCGTCGGGTCCGTTGACCCTGGTGTCGGCGGTGACGGTGACCGTGGCGGTGCCGCCAGCTGGGACCGTCACGGACGGGTCCGCGGTGAACATTCCTGCCGGGGCCGCCTGGCCGGTCGGCGTCGCGCCGTCGACGCGGAGCGCCAGGGTGACCGGGGCTGACCCCTGGTTGCGGTAGGTCACCTGGCGGGTGACCGGCGTGTCGTCACCGTGCGGGTACTCGGTCGTGCCGAAGTCCAGGGTGCCCGACTCGGCGACCACGGACTGCCGGGTGGCCCGGGCCACGTCGACCCGGCCGGCGCCCTGGCCGAACACGTCCCCGCCGGGTTTGGCGCTGCCGGTCAACGCGTTCTTCAACTGGGCTGCCGTCCACTGTGGGTGCTGGCCGGCCAGCAGCGCCGCCGCTCCCGCGACGTGCGGCGTGGCCATCGACGTACCACTCAAGCTGGTGTATCTGTCATTCACCGGGGTGCCGATCACGCCGTGCGCCGCCCGGGCGGCCACGATGTTCACCCCCGGCGCCGAGATCTCCGGCTTGACCGTGCCGGTCGCACTCGGGCCACGGCTGGAGAACGGCGCACGCTGGTCGGCGCTGTCCACGGCGGCCACGGACAACGCCGCCTCGGCCGTGCCCGGTGAGCCGACGCTGCCGTCGAAGCCGTCGTTGCCGGCCGCGACCACGAACAGCGCGCCGGTCTGCGCGGTCAGCGTGTTCACCGCCTCCTCGAGCGGGTCGATTTCCGGGCCGTCCCAGGAGCCGAGGCTCAGGTTCACCACCCTGGCGTGCTGTTCCAGGGTCGCCCAGCGCATGCCGGCGAGGATCGCCGACTCGGGGCAGCCGTAGACCACGCACACCTTGCCGATCGCCAGCTTCGCGTCCGGAGCCACGCCCTTGTAGAGCGGGCCCACCCCGGCGATCGTCGACGCGACGTGCGTGCCGTGCCCGACCAGGTCGTCGGTGTCGGGATCGTCGGTGAAGTTGCCCGTCGCCGAGATCTTCCCGGCGAAGTCGGGGTGACTGGCGTCGATGCCGGTGTCCAGCACCGCGACGGTCACGCCGGCCCCCGTGTAGCCGGCAGCCCACGCCTCCGGCGCTCCGATCTGCGGAACGCTCTTGTCCAGCAACGGCTTGCGGATCCCGTCCAGCCAGAGCTTGCCGGGCGCGGCCATCCTGTTCTTCCCGAGCCCTGCCCAGAATCCGGCCGCGTCCTTCTTGGCCAGCTTCCTCGGCGTCACCCCCGATGCCACGAGCCCGGCCCCGCCCTGGCTGAGCAGCGGCAGATCGGCCCGGCGGGCGTCGTCGTAGCCGAAGTCGATCAGGGACGTGACGTCGAACAGCCGGGGGTCCAGCTTGCCGTCGCGCAACCCGTCGAGCGCGTCGACAGGGGTGACCCGCAGGTGCCCGTCAGCCTTTGTGATCATGTAGCCGACGTGGGTTCTACCAGAGCCCATCGCGACCGTGACCCGCTCGCCCGCGACGGTCACCCGGTCCCCGGTGACCAGGGTGACGGACCGGATCTGGCCGGCGGGGACGTCGGCCGGGGCGGGTGGGGGAGCGGCGGTCGCTACGCCGGGTGACGCGGAGAGGAGGAGCGTGGTGAGGGCGAGGCCTATCGGCCATCGTGGACGCATCCGCTGTCCCTTCAGAAGCTGAAAATGATCTCTCCTGTAGGACGGGCAGGACGCTTCACAGGTTGCTTCAGGCCCATCTGCGATCTTGGTACTCAGCTCACGTCACGGCGCGCAGCTGTGAACGGGGACGGGAGCCGGGACGTGTCCGGGCACCTCCATCGTGCGTGCCCGGGGATGATCCCGCGGCCGGACGGGACGGAAGTCGCGTGACCGGATCGGTCCGCACCCGGGCGTGATGGTGTCTTACCACGGCATCGCCGAGGGGCCATGATCGAACTATGAAACAAGCGCTCATCGTGGTAGACGTCCAAGAGTCGTTCCGGCAGCAGCCGCTCTGGCCGGCGATCTCCCGACCCGACATTGTCGCCCAGGTGGACCGACTGGTGGCGGCCTTCCGCTCCCGGGGTGATCTCGTGGTCTGGGTTCTGCATGCCGACCCCGGTACGGGAACGGAGTTCGACCCGGCCCTCGGGCACGTCCGGCTGATGGACGGGCTGGTTCCCCACCCGGGCGAGCCCGTCCTCACCAAGTCCGCTCACAACGCGTTCACCACGACAAACTTGCAATACCTCCTCACGACCGCCAGGATCAGCGACGTGGCCATCTGCGGCATCCGGACCGAACAGTGCTGTGAGACCACGACCCGGCTGGCGTCTGACCTCGGCTACGAGGTGACCTTCGTGATCGACGCGACGGCGACGTCCCCGATCGAGCACCGCGACGCGCCGGCCGACCGCACGCTCGAGGAGATCCTCGCCGACCCGCGGACGCTACAGACAGCGGACATCATCACCCGCACCGAGTACGCGCTCGCTGGCCGCTTCGCCACCATCCGCACCGTCGCCGAGGTCGTAGGCTCGGCGGCCGTCACCATCGGAGGCTGACCGGATCGTGTCCACCGTCGTCTTCCTGCTCGTCCCACAGCTGCACCTGTTGGATCTGGCCGGACCCGCCCAGGTGTTCTCCACCGCCGCGGACCTCGGGTACGACTACACGCTGCGGTACGTGGCCGAGCAGGAGGACGTCCCCACCTCGCAGGGAATTCCCCTCCGGGCGGGCATCGACTGGCCCGATCTGGAGCCCGGGGACCTCATCGTCGTCCCGGGCTGGCGCGGGCCGACGCTGGGGCGCCATGGCCAGCTCCGACCGGAAACGTCCCGCCGGCTGGCCGGGCACCACGCCGCCGGCGGGACGGTGGCGAGCGTGTGCGCCGGGGCCGACGCGCTCGGCCGTGCCGGGTTGCTCGACGGGCGGCGATGCACCACTCACCACGACCTCCAGGACGACCTGGCGCGGCGCTACCCGGCCGCGACGGTGGTGCGGGACGTGCTCTACGTGGTCGACGACCGGGTCGTGACCTCGGCCGGGATCGCCAGCGGCATCGACCTGGCCCTCCATCTGGTCGCGGGTAGGCACGGTCCGGGCGCCGCCGGCCGGGTCGCCCGCTCGATGGTGGTGTACGCCCGCCGCAACGGCGAAGAACAGCAGGCCAGCGCGATGCTACGGCACCGCTCACACCTCAGCGACGTGGTCCATCGGGCACAGGACCTGATCGACTCCCGATTCGCCGACCGGCTGCCGCTCACCGACCTGGCCGCCAGCTGCGGAGTCAGCGAGCGAACGCTGACCCGGCTGTTCGGGAGAGCGACCGGATTGACCCCGCTGCGCTACCAGCAGGTCCTGCGGCTGGAACGAGCCGAGCACCTGATCGGCCACGGCGCGACGGCCGAGGCAGCCGCGCGATCAGTGGGCTTCCAGGACGCCCGCATGCTCCGAAGGCTTCGTGCTTCCCATACCGCGCCGGCACAGGACGTCCGCCCGTAGCCCGAAGAACCCTCAGCCTTCATGCCTTCACCGCCGGACGGCGGCCGGCAAGTGAGATGCGCACGTAGCGCGGAGGAGGCGAGGCATCGGGAACTGAGTCGCAACGGTGGCGACCTTCCCTCCCTGCCACAAGAACTGTATCCCACGGAATCAGGCGGAACATCGACCCGCGGAACGATCTTCCGTCCCATTTCCACACATACGCTGGCCCTCCATCCATTCTCAGGAGGCATCTCAGTGCAGTCCGATCGGGCCGAGGAACTCGCGGCCGAGCAGCAGATCGTGGACACCGTCTATGCCAGGCTCGCCCAGGTCCGCGCCGACGCGGCAGAGGTCGACCAGGAGGGCCACAACCGGGCCAGGTCCGGACCGGTCGGCGGGCTCGTCGAACGCGACGCGATGGTGCACCTGGCGGACCGCCGGATGAAGGGCCTGGACGCCGCGTACGAGGGGCTGGTCTTCGGGCGGCTGGACCTCGACGACCAGTCGGGATTCCACCTCGGCCGGCTGGGCCTGCGCGACGAGCACCTGGAACCACTCCTCGTCGACTGGCGCGCGCCGGCCGCCGCCGCGTTCTACCAGGCCACGCCCGGGGTACCCCTGGGAGTGGTGCGCCGGCGCGTGATCACCTGCGCCGGCCCCCGGGTGCTCGAGGTCGACGACGAGCTGCTGGCCGCGCAGGCCCCCGAGCACCTGCGGCTCGTCGGCGAGGGCGCCCTGATGGCCGCCCTCGAGCGGAGCAGGGGATCGGCGATGCGCGACATCGTCGCCACGATCCAGGGCGAGCAGGACGCGGCGATCCGGGCGCCCTCGGGCGGGGTCACCGAGATCACCGGCGGCCCGGGCACCGGCAAGACCCAGGTCGCGCTGCACCGGGCCGCCTACCTGCTGTACGCCGAGCGCCGGCGGTTCGCCGAGCGCGGCGTGCTGGTCGTCGGGCCGTCAGCGGTGTTCACCCGCTACATCGGTCAGGTGCTGCCCGGGCTGGGCGAGGACGACGTCCGGCTCGCGGCACTGGGCGACCTCGCGGAGCCGGTGGCCGCGACCCGCTACGACGCGCCGGCGCTCGCAGCCCTCAAGGGTGACACCCGGATCGTCGACCCCCTCGCCGAACTCGCCTGGCAGGCCCCGCCGGACACGCCGGTGCGGCTGCGCGTCAGCCACGTGGGGCGGGCGCTCACGCTCGGGGAGAGCGAACTGGCGGCGGTCCGCCGCGCCGTCCGGGCCAGGGGGGTCGCGCCGAACGCCGCCCGGGGACTGGCGGCAGTCGAACTGCTCCGGGCATTGTGGGTCCGGCTGCGCGCCGAGGAGACCGGGCCGCCGACGGAGTACCGGGAGTTCCTCGACGACGTGGCCGACCGCGGCGAGTTCCGCGACTTCGTCGAGGAGTGGTGGCCGCCGCTGAGCCCGACGTGGGTGCTGTCGTGGCTCGCCGATCCAGCCCGGGGCGAGGCCGCCGGCCTGACCGCGGCCGAGGCGGCACTGCTCGCCGGGTCGTTCGCCGACTGCGTCGTGCCGCCGGACGTCGAGGAACCCGAACCGGCGCCCTGGACGGTGTCGGACGTGCCGCTCCTGGACGAGCTGCGCGTCCTGCTCGGCGTCACCCCGGAACGCAAGGGCTCCCGCACCGAACCCCTCTGGGCACTACAGGAACTGCGGACCTGGGCCGAGCGGTCCCAGGAGGGCGGGTACGTCCTCAGCCGCGGCCTCGACAACGGCTGGGGCCTGTACGGCGCAGGGGACCCGATGCCCTTCGCCCGGCACCCCGACCTCGACGACGCGCCCGTCGTCGCCCAGCGCTGGGCCGAGGCCGTGCTGGCCAGCCTCGACCTGAAGGTGCTCGAATGGGCCGACGCCGTCGACCCGTACGGCGAGCCCGGGTTCGCCCCAGTGATCAAGGGCGCGGCCCCCGCCCGCGAGAAGGAGGCCGTCGACGGGGACGACGGCTACGCGCACGTGATCGTCGACGAGGCCCAGGACCTGTCCCCGATGCAGTGGCGGATGCTGGGCCGGCGCGGCGAGTACGCCAGCTGGACCGTCGTCGGCGATCCGGCGCAGAGCTCGTGGGCCGACCCGACGGCCGCCCGGGCCGCGATGGAGCTCGCGATGGGCCCCGGCGCCCGGCACCGGTTCGCGCTGCGGACCAACTACCGCAACTCCACCGAGATCTTCGCGCTGGCCACCCGGGTCATCGCGGGCGTCGTACCCGCCGAAGAACTGCCGGTCGCGGTGCGCGCCACCGGCCGGGAGCCGGTGCTGCGGGCCATCAGCGCCGACACGCTCGCCGAGGAGGCCGTGCGGGCCGCCGCGGAACTGCTCGCCGAGGTGACCGGGACCGTGGCGGTGATCGCGGCCGAACACCGGCTCGATCACCTGGCCGGCGCGCTGGGCGGACTGGCCGACGGCCGGCTGACCGTGCACGGCGCGCTGGAGGCCAAGGGCCTGGAGTTCGACGCGACGGTGGTCGTCGAACCGGCCGAGTTGCTGGCCGAGTCCGGATCCGGTCCCCGGACGCTGTATGTGGCCCTGACCAGGGCCACCAACCGGCTGACGGTGCTGCAGACCGGGTCCGGCTGGCTGCCGGCCGTCTGAGTCGCGGGTGGCCGGGTCGTCCCCGGCCACCGCTTCCCTTTCGTGGTGAGAGGCGGGTCACACCCGCCTCCGGTCACATTCGACCCGCCTGGCGAGTCATCCAGGTGTACCCACGAAAGAGGAGCCTGTGA
Proteins encoded in this window:
- a CDS encoding S8 family serine peptidase, with amino-acid sequence MRPRWPIGLALTTLLLSASPGVATAAPPPAPADVPAGQIRSVTLVTGDRVTVAGERVTVAMGSGRTHVGYMITKADGHLRVTPVDALDGLRDGKLDPRLFDVTSLIDFGYDDARRADLPLLSQGGAGLVASGVTPRKLAKKDAAGFWAGLGKNRMAAPGKLWLDGIRKPLLDKSVPQIGAPEAWAAGYTGAGVTVAVLDTGIDASHPDFAGKISATGNFTDDPDTDDLVGHGTHVASTIAGVGPLYKGVAPDAKLAIGKVCVVYGCPESAILAGMRWATLEQHARVVNLSLGSWDGPEIDPLEEAVNTLTAQTGALFVVAAGNDGFDGSVGSPGTAEAALSVAAVDSADQRAPFSSRGPSATGTVKPEISAPGVNIVAARAAHGVIGTPVNDRYTSLSGTSMATPHVAGAAALLAGQHPQWTAAQLKNALTGSAKPGGDVFGQGAGRVDVARATRQSVVAESGTLDFGTTEYPHGDDTPVTRQVTYRNQGSAPVTLALRVDGATPTGQAAPAGMFTADPSVTVPAGGTATVTVTADTRVNGPDGRYTGRLIATGGDVSLVNAFTVHRERQLVAVTIHATAPDGWQVARQMTSLRPDADGTDSAYVYEAQGTVRVPPGRYSVMTVIDSPDGMAAVTRPVLDVTGPMTVEMDGRQAGKYEVSVPEPGAVSLNAGVGIREGNAKWSSTTWLGSDRLDKLRLVRLGPKPPAGRFASIVSTTMARGGGELVDSPYAYNLAWASDDLPSSLRKTLKPADLATVRTRVLGPVDPRFPVAEHVAFPFAQSLGFDSAAGFPVPARVGSERVEYYLGGDTLGWNTIATKSADTGFEYQATDIMTNYRPGKHYLDELNKPVFGPSVVPRLMSRDGDELATYVMPRGPGRAGWYGMRDTSTATTRTTLYRDGAKLAESASPTGMYTTVPPEAADYRVVTEWADATAVLSDRITTEWAFRSGHTSTRTRLPALAVQFSPELDAEGYAPAGGLLRLPVTVSSADGSVAKALTVEASFDDGVTWVPVHLIREQGGWHGQVRHPASGGGVSLRTTATGADGAKVTETIHNAYRTR
- a CDS encoding cysteine hydrolase family protein, which codes for MKQALIVVDVQESFRQQPLWPAISRPDIVAQVDRLVAAFRSRGDLVVWVLHADPGTGTEFDPALGHVRLMDGLVPHPGEPVLTKSAHNAFTTTNLQYLLTTARISDVAICGIRTEQCCETTTRLASDLGYEVTFVIDATATSPIEHRDAPADRTLEEILADPRTLQTADIITRTEYALAGRFATIRTVAEVVGSAAVTIGG
- a CDS encoding GlxA family transcriptional regulator; amino-acid sequence: MSTVVFLLVPQLHLLDLAGPAQVFSTAADLGYDYTLRYVAEQEDVPTSQGIPLRAGIDWPDLEPGDLIVVPGWRGPTLGRHGQLRPETSRRLAGHHAAGGTVASVCAGADALGRAGLLDGRRCTTHHDLQDDLARRYPAATVVRDVLYVVDDRVVTSAGIASGIDLALHLVAGRHGPGAAGRVARSMVVYARRNGEEQQASAMLRHRSHLSDVVHRAQDLIDSRFADRLPLTDLAASCGVSERTLTRLFGRATGLTPLRYQQVLRLERAEHLIGHGATAEAAARSVGFQDARMLRRLRASHTAPAQDVRP
- a CDS encoding HelD family protein; amino-acid sequence: MQSDRAEELAAEQQIVDTVYARLAQVRADAAEVDQEGHNRARSGPVGGLVERDAMVHLADRRMKGLDAAYEGLVFGRLDLDDQSGFHLGRLGLRDEHLEPLLVDWRAPAAAAFYQATPGVPLGVVRRRVITCAGPRVLEVDDELLAAQAPEHLRLVGEGALMAALERSRGSAMRDIVATIQGEQDAAIRAPSGGVTEITGGPGTGKTQVALHRAAYLLYAERRRFAERGVLVVGPSAVFTRYIGQVLPGLGEDDVRLAALGDLAEPVAATRYDAPALAALKGDTRIVDPLAELAWQAPPDTPVRLRVSHVGRALTLGESELAAVRRAVRARGVAPNAARGLAAVELLRALWVRLRAEETGPPTEYREFLDDVADRGEFRDFVEEWWPPLSPTWVLSWLADPARGEAAGLTAAEAALLAGSFADCVVPPDVEEPEPAPWTVSDVPLLDELRVLLGVTPERKGSRTEPLWALQELRTWAERSQEGGYVLSRGLDNGWGLYGAGDPMPFARHPDLDDAPVVAQRWAEAVLASLDLKVLEWADAVDPYGEPGFAPVIKGAAPAREKEAVDGDDGYAHVIVDEAQDLSPMQWRMLGRRGEYASWTVVGDPAQSSWADPTAARAAMELAMGPGARHRFALRTNYRNSTEIFALATRVIAGVVPAEELPVAVRATGREPVLRAISADTLAEEAVRAAAELLAEVTGTVAVIAAEHRLDHLAGALGGLADGRLTVHGALEAKGLEFDATVVVEPAELLAESGSGPRTLYVALTRATNRLTVLQTGSGWLPAV